The Gadus macrocephalus chromosome 13, ASM3116895v1 genome includes a window with the following:
- the LOC132470611 gene encoding tensin-2-like isoform X3: MEQVMERHYDFDLTYITERIISVFFLPDLEEQRYRGNLQEVAAMLKSKHQDKFLLLNLSEKRHDIASLNPKVQDYGWPDHHAPPLDRICAVCKAMDTWLISDPQNVVVLHCKGNKGKTGVIVAAYMHYSKITAGADQALTTLAMRKFCEDKVSSSLQPSQNRYIFYFGGLLSGSIKMNSSPLFLQQILIPSLPNFQAEGGYYPFLKIYQSLQLVYTSGVYDPHNSRARKLCVTMEPALLLKGDIMVKCYHRRPRSAQREVVFRVQFHTCTVHGAQLWFGKTELDSACSDDRFPPDNSVEFIFSSSPDKIKGREYQKNEPSITVDYNTSDPVVRWDSYENFNLHHQDSLEKIPHTRGPLDGSLYAQVRKRRGPGSTGAVRLSLSPTVGPPTQAAAPQPPASFSSDPGRHSASPSADRPEEPSPSAPTGPHGDGGERRAAEGEDRAGDRAGRGKERDRETAILDDAEPSGGLEGFRRGGRPCCSPGAGRPGEGVWERAREPCLASNGHHPAHRAAAAAPKNNPKSRTLPALPSKPLSPTPRHAPHLELYHRHSGHPLPELPWECPPAPMLCVHRACFPHSTPELAHPHPHSYSLPASSRECSPEGCHLVHCPGHGPPSLPTSPYRELFFQPPAAPSGCGCRDCAGRREHQSASVRLFHPLHSDKSGGLHWGREVEMQQAREGPPVWADSHWEAKREAAEFWQHKTAVQPYRVCHSSLEQPQSPDQAGSVLVLHQGYRTPPPAHLSCACIPYQSSPAESHESRGYASGYQSGSSSPLAPTSPMPGASPGRSQAAESPSRARGPSENTHHTDQTAQADVKDNKSVSPSSDPDSAAGMDVDQDYTLICSPPTQAEVRITEECVDSGTPTNTPQGVQKPSHGAASSPSLESNANTDNTVSQPPQAAPKQPPCSSTDLSENASKHSQSLGLTARIGEDNKETGSAKESGQSDTSSQTTVTIQSVTTVQMQLNGSALPGDAQGSDTASRDASSGSSTPASAQSPQGSPARGSSPQAGPPRPSPGRDSPSEPSKPPSPVPEGYSTPTFPLASYYYPLLNVPHVPYTGYTAVTIPAPQPPLPEKKRFSSSPLALNGHSSLLRAESAPSSASLASSSTSCSNTSSSSSSSSGGQHHVTFSPTVAEPPALGRRGSAQSGGREEADTKVNAKFVQDSSKYWYKPGISRDQAIAVLKDKEPGSFLIRDSNSFQGAYGLALKVTTPPLNANLNTSKGDPLEQLVRHFLIETGPRGVKIKGCQNESYFGSLSALVYQHSITPISLPCALLVPDKDLVGELQEIQSVTNTSTAANLLQHGAACNVLYLNSVETESLTGPQAISKATKCTLALSPRPTATVVHFKVSIQGITLTDGKRRLFFRRHYPINSVTFSSLDPKDQRWTNSNSTSSKIFGFVARRTGSTTENVCHLFAEIDPEQPAVAIVNFINKVMLGPQLRR; this comes from the exons ATGGAGCAGGTGATGGAGCGCCACTATGACTTCGACCTCACCTACATCACCGAGAGGATCATATCCGTCTTCTTCCTGCCCGACCTGGAGGAGCAGCGTTATCGTGGAAACCTGCAGGAAGTGGCGGCCATGCTGAAATCCAAACACCAGGACAAGTTTCTG CTCCTGAATTTGTCAGAGAAGAGACACGACATCGCAAGCCTTAACCCAAAG GTACAGGACTACGGCTGGCCCGACCACCACGCCCCGCCACTGGACAGGATCTGCGCTGTGTGCAAGGCCATGGACACCTGGTTGATCTCTGACCCCCAGAACGTGGTGGTCCTGCACTGCAAG GGTAACAAAGGAAAGACTGGCGTCATTGTGGCCGCCTACATGCACTATAGCAAGATAACTGCAGG GGCTGACCAGGCACTCACAACCCTGGCCATGAGGAAGTTCTGTGAAGATAAAGTTTCCTCCTCTCTACAGCCCTCTCAGAACAG GTACATCTTCTACTTTGGGGGTCTGTTGTCCGGCTCCATCAAGATGAACAGCAGTCCTCTGTTCCTACAGCAGATCCTCATTCCATCGCTGCCAAACTTCCAGGCAGAGGGAG GTTACTATCCCTTCCTGAAGATATATCAGTCTCTCCAGCTGGTTTACACCTCCGGCGTCTA tgACCCCCACAACTCCAGAGCCAGGAAGCTGTGTGTGACCATGGAACCAGCTTTGTTGTTGAAAGGGGACATCATG GTCAAGTGTTACCACCGACGGCCTCGCAGCGCCCAGAGAGAGGTCGTCTTCAGGGTTCAGTTCCACACCTGCACGGTCCACGGAGCCCAGCTGTGGTTCGGCAAGACTGAGCTGGACTCGGCCTGCTCAG ATGACAGATTCCCTCCCGATAACTCGGTGGAGTTCATCTTCTCCAGCAGTCCAGACAAAATAAAAG GGCGCGAATATCAGAAGAATGAGCCCTCCATCACAGTAGACTACAACACGTCTGACCCGGTGGTGAGATGGGACTCCTATGAGAACTTCAACCTACACCACCAAGACAGCCTGGAGA AGATCCCTCACACACGGGGCCCTTTGGACGGCAGTCTGTACGCCCAGGTGAGGAAGCGGCGGGGCCCGGGGTCGACCGGGGCCGTACGCCTGTCTCTGAGCCCCACGGTGGGGCCCCCGACACAGGCCGCCGCTCCGCAGCCTCCCGCCTCCTTCAGCTCCGACCCGGGCCGCCACTCGGCCTCGCCCTCCGCTGACCGGCCGGAGGAGCCGTCCCCCAGTGCCCCGACGGGCCCgcacggggacgggggggagaggagggccgCGGAGGGGGAGGACAGAGCCGGGGACAGAGCCGGGAGGGGCAAAGAGCGGGACAGGGAGACGGCCATCCTGGACGACGCCGAGCCCtcgggggggctggagggcttCAGGCGGGGGGGGCGTCCGTGCTGCAGTCCCGGGGCGGGGAggccgggggagggggtctGGGAGAGGGCCAGAGAGCCGTGCCTCGCCAGCAACGGGCACCATCCCGCTcaccgcgccgccgccgccgcccccaagAACAACCCCAAGAGCCGCACGCTGCCCGCCCTACCGTCCaaacccctctcccccaccccgcGCCACGCCCCGCACCTGGAGCTGTACCACCGCCACAGCGGGCACCCGCTGCCGGAGCTGCCCTGGGAGTGTCCGCCCGCCCCCATGCTCTGCGTCCACCGGGCGTGCTTCCCCCACTCCACCCCGGAGctggcccacccccacccccacagctACAGCCTGCCCGCCTCCAGCCGGGAGTGCTCCCCGGAGGGGTGTCACCTGGTCCACTGCCCCGGCCACGGGCCGCCCTCCCTGCCCACTAGCCCCTACAGAGAGCTGTTCTTCCAACCGCCGGCGGCGCCCTCTGGCTGCGGCTGCAGGGACTGCGCCGGCCGGAGGGAGCACCAGTCGGCGTCGGTCCGGCTGTTCCATCCGCTGCACTCGGACAAATCGGGGGGCCTGCACTGGGGCCGGGAGGTGGAGATGCAGCAGGCGAGAGAGGGACCCCCGGTGTGGGCCGACAGCCACTGGGAGGCCAAGAGAGAGGCTGCAGAGTTCTGGCAGCACAAGACAGCCGTGCAGCCGTATCGCGTGTGCCATTCTTCACTAGAGCAGCCTCAGAGCCCGGACCAAGCAGGGTCTGTCCTGGTGCTCCACCAGGGGTACCGTACCCCGCCGCCAGCCCATCTCTCCTGTGCCTGCATCCCTTATCAGTCCTCCCCAGCAGAGAGCCATGAGAGCAGAGGCTATGCTTCGGGGTACCAGTCTGGATCCTCCTCACCGCTGGCTCCCACCAGCCCGATGCCGGGAGCCTCTCCTGGGAGGAGTCAGGCAGCGGAGAGCCCTTCCAGAGCCAGGGGCCCGTCAGAGAATACCCACCACACAG ATCAAACGGCCCAGGCTGACGTGAAGGACAACAAGTCTGTGAGTCCTTCAAGTGACCCAGACAGTGCTGCTGGAATGGATGTGGACCAGGACTATACGCTCATATGCAGCCCCCCAACACAAGCTGAAGTCAG GATCACAGAGGAATGTGTTGACAGCGGGACCCCCACGAACACTCCCCAGGGGGTCCAGAAGCCGAGCCACGGAGCTGCGTCCTCGCCCTCTCTGGAGTCCAACGCAAACACCGACAACACTGTGTCCCAACCACCACAAGCAGCCCCAAAGCAACCCCCCTGCTCATCCACTGACCTGTCAGAAAACGCGAGCAAGCATTCACAGAGTCTGGGGTTAACGGCCAGGATCGGGGAAGACAACAAAGAAACAGGAAGTGCAAAGGAATCCGGCCAATCAGACACGTCCTCTCAAACCACTGTAACCATTCAGTCGGTGACCACGGTCCAAATGCAGCTCAATGGCTCCGCCCTCCCTGGCGACGCCCAGGGGTCCGACACGGCCAGCAGAGACGCGTCCAGCGGAAGCTCCACGCCGGCGTCTGCACAGTCTCCCCAAGGCTCCCCGGCCAGGGGGTCCTCCCCCCAGGCCGGCCCCCCGAGACCGTCCCCCGGCCGGGACAGCCCGTCCGAGCCGTCCAAACCCCCGTCGCCGGTGCCCGAGGGCTACAGCACCCCCACCTTCCCCCTGGCGTCGTACTACTACCCGCTGCTCAACGTGCCCCACGTGCCCTACACGGGGTACACCGCCGTCACCAtccccgccccccagcccccgctGCCCGAGAAGAagcgcttctcctcctccccgctggCGCTCAACGGCCACAGCTCGCTGCTCAGGGCGGAGTCGGCACCTTCCTCCGCCtccctcgcctcctcctccacctcctgctccaacacctcgtcgtcgtcgtcgtcgtcgtccggCGGCCAGCATCACGTCACCTTCTCCCCCACCGTGGCCGAGCCCCCCGCCCTGGGACGACGAGGGTCCGCTCAGTCCGGCGGTAGAGAGGAAGCAGACACAAAGGTCAACGCAAAGTTTGTCCAAGACAGCTCCAAGTACTGGTACAAACCGGGCATCTCCAGGGATCAAG CTATAGCAGTGCTGAAGGACAAGGAGCCCGGGTCCTTCCTCATCAGAGACAGTAACTCCTTCCAGGGGGCGTACGGTCTGGCCCTCAAGGTCACCACTCCTCCCCTGAACGCCAACCTCAACACCAGCAAAG GAGATCCGCTGGAGCAGCTGGTGAGACACTTCCTGATCGAGACGGGCCCCCGGGGCGTGAAGATCAAGGGCTGTCAGAACGAGTCGTACTTTG GAAGTTTGTCTGCGCTGGTATACCAGCATTCAATCACTCCCATCTCCCTGCCCTGTGCGCTGCTCGTCCCAGACAAGG ATCTGGTTGGAGAGCTCCAGGAGATACAGAGTGTCACCAACACGAGCACGGCGGCAAATCTCCTCCAGCATGGAGCAG CATGCAATGTGTTGTATCTGAACTCTGTGGAAACCGAATCGCTGACAGGGCCCCAGGCCATCTCCAAGGCAACCAAATGCACCCTGGCCCTGAGTCCACGTCCCACGGCCACTGTGGTCCACTTCAAAGTGTCCATTCAGGGCATCACTCTGACGGACGGAAAGCGAAG GCTATTTTTCAGAAGACACTACCCAATCAACAGTGTGACGTTCAGCAGCTTAGACCCAAAGGACCAGAG GTGGACTAACTCTAATAGCACATCAAGCAA GATATTTGGCTTTGTGGCGCGGCGGACAGGAAGTACAACCGAGAACGTGTGTCACCTGTTTGCAGAGATCGACCCAGAGCAGCCTGCAGTCGCCATCGTCAACTTTATTAACAAAGTCATGCTGGGCCCACAGCTTCGCAGATGA